Proteins found in one Corynebacterium freneyi genomic segment:
- the rsmG gene encoding 16S rRNA (guanine(527)-N(7))-methyltransferase RsmG codes for MAFGDRSDLADQYHSWLAEHATVRGLIGPREVPRLWDRHILNCAALADVIPKGATVADIGSGAGLPGIPLAIARPDVSVILIEPLLRRTTFLNEVVEDLGLENVTVIRGRAEEKVVRKEVGLVDVVTSRAVAPLGKLAGWSLPLVRPGGQMIAMKGSSAAEEIERDANLIRKAKGKNPVIVEIGAEVLDTPTYVVKIQKV; via the coding sequence ATGGCGTTCGGTGATCGCAGTGATCTTGCCGATCAATATCATTCGTGGCTTGCCGAACATGCGACCGTCCGTGGTTTGATCGGCCCACGCGAGGTCCCCCGGTTGTGGGATCGGCACATCCTCAACTGCGCTGCTTTGGCGGATGTGATTCCGAAGGGGGCGACGGTCGCGGACATTGGATCCGGTGCGGGTCTCCCCGGGATCCCCTTGGCCATCGCTCGTCCGGATGTTTCCGTCATCTTGATCGAGCCTCTGCTGCGCCGTACGACGTTCCTCAACGAAGTCGTCGAGGACCTCGGTTTGGAGAATGTCACCGTCATTCGGGGTCGGGCCGAAGAGAAGGTCGTCCGCAAGGAAGTGGGCCTCGTTGATGTCGTCACCTCTCGGGCGGTCGCGCCTCTCGGGAAGCTTGCCGGGTGGTCCCTCCCCCTCGTTCGGCCGGGCGGACAGATGATCGCCATGAAGGGCTCCTCCGCGGCTGAAGAAATCGAAAGGGACGCGAACCTCATCCGCAAGGCGAAGGGAAAGAACCCTGTCATCGTCGAGATCGGTGCAGAAGTGCTCGACACTCCGACTTACGTAGTGAAGATCCAAAAAGTCTGA
- the yidC gene encoding membrane protein insertase YidC — MLNFVYWPISVVLWFWHQAFGLFLDPASGISWVLAIMLLVATIRILLIKPMLKQQRSAIKMQKMQPKMAEIKKKYKNDQQAQALEMRKLQKEMGVNPLAGCLPLLVQMPVFLGLFHVLRSFNRTGTGAGSVGQSSMSVDDNWNTPNYFFGVEDVQSFLLARVFNAPLSASVGMDESQYAAFTAPGDPADFTRTDIMIVAIPLMIISAAMIHFNARMSIARTKRRQAAGLQQQQEGMMGQQMDMMNKMMLWFMPIMILATGFLWHIGLLVYMVTYNVWTYFQQKYIFAKIDREEAAEIEAEKEAKRLSQAQLAPKVGVKPVNPKKGGKKAAKKGHLPDSPATKATQTSEAAVDKSGAPSDAKASGAGANSGSESNAQPSKPAPGQKPATGKRKQSRKNRKGKK, encoded by the coding sequence GTGCTTAACTTCGTCTATTGGCCGATTTCGGTCGTACTCTGGTTCTGGCATCAGGCCTTCGGCCTGTTCCTGGACCCGGCTTCGGGAATTTCCTGGGTGCTCGCCATCATGCTGCTGGTGGCGACCATCCGAATCCTGCTCATCAAGCCGATGCTCAAGCAGCAGCGATCCGCCATCAAGATGCAGAAGATGCAGCCGAAGATGGCCGAGATCAAGAAGAAATACAAGAACGACCAGCAGGCCCAGGCCCTGGAGATGCGCAAGCTCCAGAAGGAGATGGGCGTCAACCCGCTGGCCGGCTGTCTGCCGCTGCTCGTGCAGATGCCGGTGTTCCTCGGCCTGTTCCACGTGTTGCGTTCGTTCAACCGCACCGGCACGGGCGCCGGCTCGGTGGGACAGTCCTCCATGAGCGTCGACGACAACTGGAATACCCCGAACTACTTCTTCGGCGTCGAGGATGTTCAGTCGTTCCTACTCGCCCGCGTGTTCAACGCTCCGTTGTCGGCGTCGGTCGGCATGGACGAATCGCAGTACGCGGCCTTCACCGCTCCGGGTGACCCCGCGGACTTCACCCGCACCGACATCATGATCGTCGCGATTCCGTTGATGATCATTTCCGCGGCGATGATTCACTTCAACGCCCGGATGTCCATCGCCCGCACCAAGCGCCGTCAGGCCGCCGGTCTCCAGCAGCAGCAGGAGGGCATGATGGGCCAGCAGATGGACATGATGAACAAGATGATGCTCTGGTTCATGCCCATCATGATTCTGGCCACCGGCTTCCTGTGGCACATCGGTCTGCTCGTCTACATGGTCACCTACAACGTGTGGACCTACTTCCAGCAGAAGTACATCTTCGCCAAGATCGACCGCGAGGAAGCGGCCGAGATCGAGGCCGAGAAGGAGGCCAAGCGTCTGTCGCAGGCTCAGCTGGCCCCCAAGGTCGGCGTCAAGCCGGTGAACCCGAAGAAGGGCGGCAAGAAGGCCGCGAAGAAGGGCCACCTCCCCGACTCCCCCGCCACCAAGGCGACCCAGACGTCCGAGGCCGCCGTGGACAAGTCCGGCGCCCCCTCGGATGCCAAGGCGTCCGGGGCCGGAGCCAACTCCGGTTCCGAGTCCAACGCTCAGCCGTCGAAGCCGGCCCCGGGACAGAAGCCCGCAACGGGTAAGCGGAAACAGAGCAGGAAGAACCGCAAAGGCAAAAAGTAG
- the yidD gene encoding membrane protein insertion efficiency factor YidD, protein MCARHSHELPDAEDRGPATRLVERAILFYRRRISPAKATGSCRFEPTCSAYGLEAVRRYGAIGGLWLTFLRIVRCAPWHPGGWDPVPRTYPGLGTWWRKMHG, encoded by the coding sequence ATGTGCGCAAGGCACTCGCACGAGCTACCCGACGCTGAAGACCGGGGCCCCGCCACCCGGCTCGTCGAACGCGCCATCCTCTTCTATCGCCGGCGCATCTCCCCCGCCAAGGCAACCGGTTCCTGCCGCTTCGAACCGACGTGCTCGGCCTACGGGCTCGAAGCCGTCCGACGATACGGCGCGATCGGCGGCCTGTGGCTGACCTTTTTGCGGATCGTGCGGTGCGCTCCCTGGCATCCCGGTGGTTGGGATCCCGTGCCCCGCACCTATCCCGGCCTGGGTACCTGGTGGCGAAAGATGCACGGGTAA
- the rnpA gene encoding ribonuclease P protein component, with protein MLPAQHKLHRSGDFSVTVRRGRRFGRRTIVLHYLDAAGDGGDDADAQISRFGGPRVGFVVSKAVGNSVVRHAVTRKLRHVVMDVLDDVPSTVDMVIRALPASATATSEELATDVRKALARATRR; from the coding sequence GTGCTCCCCGCGCAGCACAAGCTGCACCGTTCCGGAGATTTTTCCGTCACGGTCCGTCGGGGTCGCAGGTTCGGTCGCAGGACGATCGTCCTGCATTATCTTGATGCCGCCGGCGACGGTGGCGATGATGCCGACGCGCAGATTTCCCGTTTCGGGGGTCCGCGCGTCGGTTTCGTCGTATCGAAGGCGGTGGGCAATTCGGTGGTCCGGCATGCCGTGACCCGCAAGCTTCGGCACGTGGTCATGGATGTGCTTGACGACGTCCCGTCCACCGTGGACATGGTCATTCGGGCGCTGCCCGCTTCGGCCACGGCGACCAGCGAGGAGTTGGCGACCGATGTGCGCAAGGCACTCGCACGAGCTACCCGACGCTGA
- the rpmH gene encoding 50S ribosomal protein L34, whose translation MSKRTFQPNNRRRARVHGFRTRMRTRSGRAVVAARRNKGRARLSA comes from the coding sequence GTGTCGAAGCGGACGTTCCAGCCGAATAACCGTCGTCGTGCCCGCGTGCACGGCTTCCGTACCCGCATGCGCACCCGTTCGGGCCGCGCCGTGGTCGCCGCCCGCCGCAACAAGGGCCGCGCCCGCCTGTCCGCCTGA